Below is a window of Ananas comosus cultivar F153 linkage group 9, ASM154086v1, whole genome shotgun sequence DNA.
TACCCTTCACCAGCAGATGGCAAAACCCAAATAGGAGGGGAAGAGGGAGAGTAGGACGCAACTTGGTCGAGATAATGAACCTCCCAGTCTTTCAAGGTGCAGTAGCCTGTGTCGCGGCCCGCTCCGCGGCCTCCCAGTGAGATGGCGGACCAGGGGCTCAAGTCGTCGCCGTCGGTAAAGTAAATGCAGTTCCGCTTGCACCATCGAAGGTCGGTAGCCGAGACGGAGACGGAGGTGTTCCTCCCTAGAAACAGAGCGCCGTCTCCTAAGCTCTCTATCATCTCCCACGCGCTGCTGGACGGGTCGAGCCTGAAGACGTGGAAGCCGAACGTGAGGTACTGCAGCAGCGGCTTATCGGGCCTGCTCTTCTTCGAAGGCCGCCGCTTTCGTAAGACCTGCAGGAGCGAGCCTTGGTGTTCGACTAGATACGTAGAATTTCCCCAAATCAGATCGTCGTAAGGGATCCCGAAGGCGATCACCTCCACTAAGGGCTCTTCGGCACTTCCGACGGGAGGGATGCTGCATCTCATGACCGTGCCGTGAAGATTGACCACGTAGAACTGCCCCTTGTAGTACACGGCGTCCTCTAATGGGCCCCACTTGTACGTGAACTGCCTCCAGTCCCAGCTCAAGATAGTCCACGCAGCGTCGCCGGGCCTTGCGTAGGCGAGCTTGTTATCTGACCAT
It encodes the following:
- the LOC109715396 gene encoding F-box protein At2g26160-like, which translates into the protein MEKMRRPCPCPAGDVDAATTAPPSPGPWAELPVGILAKILWRINPDTDLTNFTSVCKAWRAAAADDLLPLKHQMPWLLLTEEDYPGSGGGHTRSFYSLSEDKIHELPLPEACRRRCVGSTDGWLVTLGEAVEGEEMHILNPISRIRIPLPSQSTLLLPPEDHTFPEELIAQNQQRTVRERYQSFITKVVLSCSPAKKGSDCVALAIYGWSDNKLAYARPGDAAWTILSWDWRQFTYKWGPLEDAVYYKGQFYVVNLHGTVMRCSIPPVGSAEEPLVEVIAFGIPYDDLIWGNSTYLVEHQGSLLQVLRKRRPSKKSRPDKPLLQYLTFGFHVFRLDPSSSAWEMIESLGDGALFLGRNTSVSVSATDLRWCKRNCIYFTDGDDLSPWSAISLGGRGAGRDTGYCTLKDWEVHYLDQVASYSPSSPPIWVLPSAGEG